In Xylanibacter ruminicola 23, a single genomic region encodes these proteins:
- a CDS encoding YjjG family noncanonical pyrimidine nucleotidase, producing MEKNKVYKDLFVDFDDTLYDTHGNSEIAIRETFEYYQLGRYFADPQVFYDAYWEANIDLWGRYSKGEITRDYLIVERFRRPLSVGMGDAATEAYCLEMSDQFLAYCSNKPGTVKGAHELMQYLREKGYRMHMTSNGFHEVQYKKLAACGLRDYFDTIVLSEDAGVNKPAAGYFEYAFKQTGAKPETTLMIGDNLQTDIKGAMAVGIDALLFNRWGYDIKSGDPEAPTYTVSDLLDIKQII from the coding sequence ATGGAAAAGAATAAGGTATATAAGGATTTGTTTGTAGACTTTGACGACACGCTCTACGACACCCATGGCAACTCGGAGATTGCCATACGCGAAACGTTCGAGTATTACCAGCTGGGACGCTATTTTGCTGACCCTCAGGTGTTTTACGATGCTTACTGGGAGGCGAATATCGACCTTTGGGGTCGCTACTCGAAGGGTGAGATTACGCGCGACTACCTGATAGTGGAGCGATTCCGCCGACCCTTGAGTGTGGGCATGGGTGATGCTGCTACCGAGGCGTACTGCCTGGAGATGAGCGACCAATTTCTGGCGTACTGCAGCAACAAGCCCGGCACGGTGAAGGGTGCACACGAGTTGATGCAATACCTGCGCGAAAAGGGCTACCGTATGCACATGACGAGCAACGGATTCCACGAGGTGCAGTACAAAAAACTGGCTGCCTGCGGTTTGCGCGACTATTTTGATACGATTGTGCTGAGCGAGGATGCGGGGGTAAACAAGCCTGCTGCGGGCTATTTTGAGTATGCTTTTAAGCAGACAGGAGCCAAGCCCGAAACAACGCTGATGATAGGCGACAACCTGCAAACCGACATTAAGGGTGCGATGGCCGTGGGCATAGATGCGCTGCTGTTTAACCGTTGGGGATACGACATAAAAAGTGGAGACCCTGAGGCCCCCACTTACACAGTATCTGATTTACTTGATATCAAACAGATTATTTAA
- the rny gene encoding ribonuclease Y, which yields MDIIIVLLIAAGALALGGVCGYLVFRYVLKGKYNEMIDTATKQADVIKEKKLLEVKEKFINKKSELEKEVQQRNQHIQQSENKLKQREISLNQRQEELGRRKNELDNQQQRIENEKKLLSVKAEELEKMQLKEREKLEEVSGLSAEEAKNRLVESMKDEAKTAAASYINEIMDEAKLNANAQAKKIVIQTIQRVATETAIENSVSVFHIENDEVKGRIIGREGRNIRALEAAAGVEIVVDDTPEAIVISGFDPVRREVCRLALHQLVSDGRIHPARIEEVVAKVKKQLDNEIIETGKRTAIDLGVHGLHPELIRIIGKMKYRSSYGQNLLQHARETANLCAVMASELGLNPKKAKRAGLLHDIGKVPDEESELPHAIYGAKIAEKFKEKPDICNAIGAHHDEMEMQTLLAPIVQVCDAISGARPGARREIVEAYIKRLNDLEAIAMSYPGVTKTYAIQAGRELRVIVGADKMNDAESEALSADIATKIQNEMTYPGQVKITVIRETRSVAYAK from the coding sequence TCTGCGGATACCTTGTATTCCGCTACGTTCTGAAGGGGAAATACAATGAAATGATCGACACTGCCACCAAGCAGGCCGATGTCATCAAAGAGAAAAAACTGCTCGAGGTGAAGGAAAAATTCATCAACAAGAAGAGCGAGCTGGAGAAGGAGGTGCAGCAGCGCAACCAGCACATCCAGCAGAGTGAGAACAAACTCAAGCAGCGCGAGATTTCGCTCAACCAGCGCCAGGAAGAACTGGGCCGCCGTAAGAACGAACTCGACAATCAGCAGCAGCGCATCGAGAACGAGAAGAAGCTGCTCTCTGTAAAGGCCGAGGAGCTCGAGAAGATGCAGCTCAAGGAGCGCGAGAAGCTCGAGGAGGTATCAGGTCTCAGCGCCGAAGAGGCTAAGAACCGCCTGGTTGAGTCGATGAAGGACGAGGCTAAGACTGCCGCTGCCAGCTACATCAACGAGATTATGGACGAGGCCAAGCTGAACGCTAACGCACAGGCCAAGAAGATAGTTATCCAGACCATTCAGCGTGTAGCTACCGAAACCGCTATCGAGAACTCGGTAAGCGTGTTCCACATCGAGAACGACGAGGTAAAGGGTCGCATCATCGGTCGCGAGGGTCGTAACATCCGCGCACTCGAGGCCGCCGCAGGTGTTGAAATCGTTGTCGACGATACTCCTGAGGCAATCGTTATCTCTGGTTTCGATCCTGTTCGCCGTGAGGTTTGCCGCCTGGCACTCCACCAGCTGGTGAGCGATGGCCGTATCCACCCCGCACGTATCGAGGAGGTAGTTGCCAAGGTTAAGAAGCAGCTCGACAACGAGATTATCGAGACTGGTAAGCGCACCGCTATCGACCTGGGTGTTCACGGTCTCCACCCCGAGCTCATCCGCATCATCGGTAAGATGAAGTACCGCTCATCATACGGTCAGAATCTGCTGCAGCACGCGCGCGAAACAGCCAACCTGTGTGCCGTTATGGCCAGCGAGCTTGGCTTGAATCCAAAGAAGGCTAAGCGTGCCGGATTGCTGCACGATATCGGTAAGGTGCCCGACGAGGAGAGCGAGTTGCCACACGCTATCTACGGTGCTAAGATTGCCGAGAAGTTCAAGGAGAAGCCCGATATCTGCAATGCCATCGGTGCTCACCACGACGAGATGGAGATGCAGACTCTGCTGGCTCCTATCGTACAGGTGTGCGACGCCATCTCAGGTGCCCGTCCTGGTGCACGTCGCGAGATTGTAGAGGCTTACATCAAGCGTTTGAACGACCTCGAGGCCATCGCTATGAGCTATCCCGGTGTTACCAAGACCTACGCCATCCAGGCTGGTCGCGAGCTCCGTGTGATTGTAGGTGCCGATAAGATGAACGACGCCGAGAGCGAGGCCCTCAGCGCCGATATCGCTACAAAGATTCAGAACGAGATGACCTATCCTGGTCAGGTAAAGATTACCGTTATCCGCGAAACACGTTCTGTAGCTTATGCTAAGTAA